One Methylobacterium oryzae DNA window includes the following coding sequences:
- a CDS encoding FAD-dependent oxidoreductase: MNQDKPREIRLALDAIPLGGKAEGKAGDDAVLFVRDADGVRAFQAKCPHLGAPLAKGEICGGRLYCPWHKAAFAVADGGVEEPPALEALTRYPVRIEGGEAVATLTPEPAARREAETPVGTVLIVGTGAAAAACVTTLRREGFAGAITLVGREGHPPYDRTKLSKQFLAKPTPAEKTLLEPDFAAADRVERVEAEATRIDPAGRSVALADGRTLTGDALLIATGSRAVVPDFEGRDLDGVMTLRSLDDAVRLSAAAERATRVVVIGAGFIGLEAAAFLTKRGLSVTVLSREEVPFAKRFGEAVGAALKRYHAGNGVTFVTGTVARIAGTGSVEAVETEDGARLPADLVLIGAGAAPETGIVAGVEPDESGGLPVGADLKLADNVWVAGDIAAFPERGSGVTARIEHWRLAQQHGTHVARAMLGATGAFAGAPFFWSNQGDKRLDYGGYAPDFERIILQGDPAALDFIAYYVRDNRAVAACSIGRNPAFTAFLHLLGEGRVPAPDRIEAGADLAALV, translated from the coding sequence ATGAACCAGGACAAGCCCCGCGAGATCCGCCTCGCCCTCGACGCGATCCCCCTCGGCGGCAAGGCCGAGGGCAAGGCCGGCGACGACGCGGTGCTGTTCGTGCGCGACGCCGACGGGGTGCGCGCCTTCCAGGCGAAGTGCCCGCATCTCGGCGCGCCGCTGGCCAAGGGCGAGATCTGCGGCGGCCGGCTCTACTGCCCCTGGCACAAGGCGGCCTTCGCGGTCGCCGACGGCGGCGTGGAGGAGCCGCCGGCGCTGGAGGCGCTGACTCGCTATCCCGTCCGGATCGAGGGCGGCGAGGCGGTGGCGACGCTGACGCCCGAGCCGGCCGCGAGGCGAGAGGCCGAGACCCCGGTCGGGACGGTCCTGATCGTCGGCACCGGTGCGGCCGCCGCCGCCTGCGTCACCACGCTCCGGCGCGAGGGCTTCGCGGGGGCGATCACCCTGGTCGGCCGCGAGGGCCACCCGCCCTACGACCGGACCAAGCTGTCCAAGCAGTTCCTGGCCAAGCCCACCCCGGCCGAGAAGACCCTGCTGGAGCCGGATTTCGCCGCCGCCGACCGGGTCGAGCGGGTCGAGGCCGAGGCGACCCGGATCGATCCGGCCGGCCGCAGCGTCGCGCTGGCGGACGGGCGCACACTCACCGGCGACGCGCTGCTGATCGCCACCGGCAGCCGCGCGGTGGTGCCGGACTTCGAGGGAAGGGATCTCGACGGCGTGATGACCCTGCGCAGCCTCGACGACGCGGTGCGCCTCAGCGCCGCGGCGGAGCGGGCGACGCGCGTGGTGGTGATCGGCGCGGGCTTCATCGGCCTGGAGGCCGCGGCCTTCCTGACCAAGCGCGGCCTGTCGGTGACGGTCCTGTCCCGGGAGGAGGTCCCCTTCGCCAAGCGCTTCGGCGAGGCCGTGGGCGCGGCGCTGAAGCGCTACCACGCCGGCAACGGCGTGACCTTCGTGACCGGCACGGTCGCGCGGATCGCCGGCACCGGCTCCGTCGAGGCCGTCGAGACCGAGGACGGCGCGCGGCTTCCGGCCGACCTCGTGCTGATCGGCGCCGGCGCCGCGCCGGAGACCGGGATCGTCGCCGGGGTGGAGCCGGACGAGTCCGGCGGCCTCCCGGTCGGCGCCGACCTGAAGCTCGCCGACAACGTCTGGGTCGCGGGCGACATCGCGGCCTTCCCGGAGCGCGGCAGCGGCGTCACGGCGCGGATCGAGCACTGGCGGCTGGCGCAGCAGCACGGCACGCACGTCGCCCGGGCGATGCTCGGCGCCACCGGCGCCTTCGCGGGGGCGCCGTTCTTCTGGAGCAACCAGGGCGACAAGCGCCTGGATTACGGCGGCTACGCGCCGGATTTCGAGCGGATCATCCTGCAGGGCGACCCGGCGGCGCTCGACTTCATCG